The Tenacibaculum sp. MAR_2010_89 sequence TGTTATTGGAAACGTGAATTTTTCTAACAGCAAAGTAACTATAGATATTTGAAAAAACACGACTGCAAAGTCGGGAACATCTATCAACCAAACTTTCAACAAATAAGAAGCTTCTAAAAAAACAGGTATTGCAAATAGTCCAAATAAAAAAATAGAATATCTAGTGCTAATTCCTGTCATGTATAACATGCCTTTTCGGTCTCCTTCTCCCTCACTTTTTACTAGTCTCGGATTTATTGCTCTTGTCATATTTGTTGAAACCATATTTACAGCTGTGCTCGCTGATCTAGATATTGCTTCTGCTGCATTCAATTTTACTCCAAAGAACATATTTAATAATACCCCCCTCATTTGAGTTACCGCCATAGCTCCTAATGAACCTAATAAATTCCATCCAGTAAATGACGTTATTGATTTCATAATTGTTTTATCAAAATAACGTAATTTTATCTTACATTCTTGATATTTAACTATACTGTACCATTGTTTTATAATTCTTAAAATCACTTGAACAAGTAACATTAAAAAACCATACTTTATCAATAAGTTATTTGTTGAGTATGTTAAATATATAGCTATTCCAAATTTTAGAATATCTCCCAATATATCAACTGCAGACAAAACTAAGAAGTTTTCATGAGCATTCATTACTGCATCGTATGGTACAGATATAATTGTAACTAAAGTAGTAACTACCATAAAACCAAAAACAACCTTTGCTTCAAAAACTTTATGAATTGGAATATTAAACAAATATTTAAAACCTAATAAACCAATTACTATCATAAAAACAACAACAATAAATCCTATCATAAAATGCAGGTACAATGTTGTATTAAAGGTTTTTAATATTCGTTTTTTATCATTTGAGCCAAGACTATGCGCCATATAGCGCATAGAAGTGTTAGACATGCTAGAACTTAGGATACCCAATATGGCTACGACTCCTGCGACAAGCATATAAATACCATAATCAGTTTCGCCAAGTGCTTTTAACACTAATCGTGTTGTCAATAAACCAATAACCAATCCAGTTATCAACCTAAAATATAAAACTCCAGTATTAAATATTACTTTTTTTGCGTTTTTCATCAATATTTTGTACCAAAAATTACATTTTAGAATCTAAATACTTACCAGTTTCTTTATGTTCAAAATTTGGAATCATTTCATTAAATAAGTCTATAATTTGTTCTTTATTCCATTTTTTCACTTTCCTCAACTCATTAATTTTATTCTCAAAAAAGTCTAACTTCTTATTTTCAACTTTAAATACATTCTTAATGATTCCTAAGTTAACAAAACGCTCCATATCTAGGATTTCATTTTCTGTATAAAATTCTTCAAAATCTTTTTCTCCGGTAGTATCACTCGCTGTAAACAAGCAAGGCCATTTACCTTCATTAGGTAATTTATTAATTAGATCTCTCGCTTCTTTTTCATTTTTACATAAAAAAGATTCGTACCCTATACTTTTAAGATATTTAACAGCAATCTCCGAAAAAGAAATTAAATGTAGTGCTTCGTTTAATTTCGGAAAAAAAACATCCCTATTTCCCCCAAGTAAACATGACATTAGACACAATTCTCCTGCTTCTTCCGAAACTACAAAATATCGTTTTATATCATTAGGTGCTACAATTGGTTGTTTTTTTTGAATTCTTTGATTAAACCCATGTAAAAGTGAGCCGTCAGAAAATGCTACATTTGCAAAACGAGCTGTAGAAATGTTAATTTGTTCACTTCTCTTCATCAAAAACATTTCCATAATTCGTTTAGATGCACCCATCATATTTACAGGATTAGCTGCTTTATCTGTAGAAACACAAAAATATTTCTTTACACCTTTTTTAATGGATTGCTGTATTGTTTTATCGGTATTAAATATATTAACATCAATCATTCTCATTAATGTATATGGATCCTTTTCACTTCTTACATGTTTCAATGCTGATAAATTTAAAACATAATCATATACTCCATCTTGCTCAATAAATGCATCATATTCTAATGAACTAATATCTAAAGCAAATGTTTGAAAATCACCTTGGATATACCCTAAAGAACTTCTAATATCTCGAACTAATTCAACCATGTTATTTTCAGAAATATCGACTACATGTAGTTTTTTGGGATCTCTTTTAAATATTTCTTTTGTGACAGCTTGTCCTATTGATCCTGCTCCTCCAATAACTAGAAAACGAGAGTTCCTTACAATATCACTAAGTTCATTTTTGTGTTTAACTATGTCCTCCGAAAAAAGTTTATTTTGGCGTCCTATTATATTTAAAACATTCATAATTTAATTCATTCTTAAGTTTACAATAAATTATTTATCTAAAGATTATAATACTATTTGTTCAAAATATTTAATTGTCTTCTCTAACCCATCTTTAAGATCTACTTCTGGCTTCCATCCATTTAATTTTTCGTAAGCTAAAGAAATGTTTGGTTGCCTTTGCATTGGATCATCTTGAGGTAAAGGTTGATAAACAATTTTAGATTTCGATTTAGTTAATTTCAATATGTTTTCAGCTAATTCAAGCATTGTAAACTCATTTGGATTTCCAAGATTAACTGGGCCGGAAAATGAATCATCTGAATTCATCATTCTTATCATTCCTTCAACTAAATCATCAACATACTGAAAGCTCCTAGTTTGTTTTCCATTACCGTAAATAGTAATGTTTTCTCCTTTTAATGCTTGCACTATAAAATTTGAAACAACTCTACCATCATAAGGGTTCATCCTTGTACCATACGTGTTAAATATTCTAATAATTTTTATTTTTACGTCATTTTGATCTTTATAATTGACAAATAAAGATTCTGCACATCTCTTACCCTCATCATAACAAGACCTTAGTCCTATAGGATTTACATTACCCCAGTAATCTTCAGTTTGTGGATGAACTTCAGGATCACCATAAACTTCACTTGTAGAAGCTTGTAATATTTTAGCATTTACTCTCTTTGCTAATCCAAGCATATTTAAAGCTCCTAAAACTGATGTTTTTATTGTTTTTATAGGGTTATATTGATAATGAGGTGGTGAAGCTGGGCAAGCTAAATTGTATATCTGATCTACTTCCGCATAAAAGGGTTCTGTAACATCATGTCGGATTAATTCAAAAAGTGGATTATCCAATAGATGGATTACATTTTTTTTATTCCCTGTAAAATAATTATCTAAACAAATAACTTCATTTCCTTCTTTTAATAACCTTTCACATAAATGAGAACCTAAAAATCCTGCTCCTCCTGTAACTAAAATTTTTTTCATGTATATAATTTATTTACCTATTGTATATAATTTAAAACCTATCTCTTCTAACTCTTCTTTGACTAAAACATCTCTTCCGTCAAAAATAAAAGCAGGTTTTTCCATCTCATCATAAATTTTTTTCCAATCGTAATCTTTAAATTCATCCCATTCAGTTAATACAGCTATAGCATGCGCTCCTTTTAAAGCTAAATAGGGTGTTTTAGAACTTGATATTAATTCTTTATTTTCTTTATTTGTTCTTGTTCCTAGGTAATCTAAATCAGATAAAATTTGTTGATAATTAACTTTAGGATCAAAAACTTGAATTTTGGCTTGTTCTTCTAAAAGTTTATCGGCTACATAGATTGCTGCAGACTCTCTAGTATCATTAGTATCTTTCTTAAAAGCCCATCCTAAAAAAGCAATTTTCTTTCCAGAAACAGTATTAAATAGTGTTTTTACAATTTTTTTTACAAAGCGCTCTTTTTGATGATTATTCATTTCAATAACTTGACTCCAATAAGCTCCCACTTTTTCCAAACCAAATGATTTAGCCAAGTATACTAAATTTAGTATATCTTTCTGAAAACAAGACCCCCCAAAACCCACTGATGCTTTTAAAAACTTACCTCCAATTCTACTATCCGTTCCAATTGCATTAGCAACTTCATCAACATCTGCTCCAGTTGCTTCACATAATTCTGAAATTGAATTAATTGATGAAATTCGTTGCGCTAAAAAAGCATTTGCAGTTAATTTAGACAATTCTGAAGACCATAAATTTGTTTTCAAAATTTTCTCAGATGAAACCCAATTTTCATAAATTTTTACCAAACAATTAATTGCATATTCATTCTCTCCACCTATTAAAATTCGATCAGGCTTCAATAAATCATTAACTGCTGTACCTTCAG is a genomic window containing:
- a CDS encoding lipopolysaccharide biosynthesis protein; this encodes MKNAKKVIFNTGVLYFRLITGLVIGLLTTRLVLKALGETDYGIYMLVAGVVAILGILSSSMSNTSMRYMAHSLGSNDKKRILKTFNTTLYLHFMIGFIVVVFMIVIGLLGFKYLFNIPIHKVFEAKVVFGFMVVTTLVTIISVPYDAVMNAHENFLVLSAVDILGDILKFGIAIYLTYSTNNLLIKYGFLMLLVQVILRIIKQWYSIVKYQECKIKLRYFDKTIMKSITSFTGWNLLGSLGAMAVTQMRGVLLNMFFGVKLNAAEAISRSASTAVNMVSTNMTRAINPRLVKSEGEGDRKGMLYMTGISTRYSIFLFGLFAIPVFLEASYLLKVWLIDVPDFAVVFFQISIVTLLLEKFTFPITDAIRAIGDIREFQIIETILFLLNIPFAYVAFKLDYSPVAIYIIGVLISLFIFINRLYFGYKIFELSPLSFIKESILPILIPILIASIITLIPFLYIVTTGLWKLIIIAVVYMTSLVILFWRIGMQTKEKEKIKKYLFFFRNKITVK
- a CDS encoding UDP-glucuronic acid decarboxylase family protein, which gives rise to MKKILVTGGAGFLGSHLCERLLKEGNEVICLDNYFTGNKKNVIHLLDNPLFELIRHDVTEPFYAEVDQIYNLACPASPPHYQYNPIKTIKTSVLGALNMLGLAKRVNAKILQASTSEVYGDPEVHPQTEDYWGNVNPIGLRSCYDEGKRCAESLFVNYKDQNDVKIKIIRIFNTYGTRMNPYDGRVVSNFIVQALKGENITIYGNGKQTRSFQYVDDLVEGMIRMMNSDDSFSGPVNLGNPNEFTMLELAENILKLTKSKSKIVYQPLPQDDPMQRQPNISLAYEKLNGWKPEVDLKDGLEKTIKYFEQIVL
- a CDS encoding UDP-N-acetylglucosamine 4,6-dehydratase, which gives rise to MNVLNIIGRQNKLFSEDIVKHKNELSDIVRNSRFLVIGGAGSIGQAVTKEIFKRDPKKLHVVDISENNMVELVRDIRSSLGYIQGDFQTFALDISSLEYDAFIEQDGVYDYVLNLSALKHVRSEKDPYTLMRMIDVNIFNTDKTIQQSIKKGVKKYFCVSTDKAANPVNMMGASKRIMEMFLMKRSEQINISTARFANVAFSDGSLLHGFNQRIQKKQPIVAPNDIKRYFVVSEEAGELCLMSCLLGGNRDVFFPKLNEALHLISFSEIAVKYLKSIGYESFLCKNEKEARDLINKLPNEGKWPCLFTASDTTGEKDFEEFYTENEILDMERFVNLGIIKNVFKVENKKLDFFENKINELRKVKKWNKEQIIDLFNEMIPNFEHKETGKYLDSKM